A portion of the Gadus macrocephalus chromosome 10, ASM3116895v1 genome contains these proteins:
- the abca1b gene encoding phospholipid-transporting ATPase ABCA1b, protein MSVLTQLGLLLWKNFTYRRRQTLQLLIEVIWPLLVFFILIAVRINYPPYEQNECHFPNKAMPSAGILPWMQGIICNANNPCFRHPTPGESPGVVGNFNDSIISRLFSDSKKILLYSQNDKNLDGFKELAKALQTLQATTPGFKVKDFLHDNNTLSPFLVQKLSLGEEATQGILEAHVNLERVLLKGYGVHLKSLCRKSGDEHDLEDFVVLADPRLAARIQEMVCRTPAKWLDVIEERFVGSLDLLKLLRRDVKSDPMAVRQVVAATNSLLESMGSLAVELASMKSWKDLRSEIIFLTHNATSSPSAMYQAVSRIVCGHPEGGGLQIKSLNWYEDSNYKALFGNHNTTEEDLAAAYDNTSTPFCNNLMRSMDSNPMSRMMWQAIKPLLMGKILYTPHTPATQKIIHEVNRTFQELGVFRDLGGMWEEMRPKVWTFLENGKEINFLRTLLRNNVTASIFQDHLSHTQWTAADVSDFLIRKADDRRPPGVALTWRDIFNETDDAIKSISRFMECVNLDKLEAVDTEEKMIDKSMVLLEDRKFWAGIVFPDIDTNSSELPPKVNYKIRMDIDNVERTNKIKDAYWDPGPRADPFEDMRYVWGGFSYLQDVIEQSIVRAVTGTKEKTGVYIQQMPYPCYVDDIFLRVISRSMPLFMTLAWMYSVAIIIKSVVYEKEARLKETMRIMGLDNGILWLSWFISSLIPLLVSAGLLVVLLKKGNLLPYSDPGVVFLFLGSFAVVTIMQCFLISTVFARANLAAACGGIIYFTLYLPYVLCVAWQDHIGFGSKVFASLLSPVAFGFGCEYFALFEEQGVGIQWSNLVASPLEQDDFSLTTALVLMYFDSFLYGVMTWYIEAVFPGQYGIPRPWFFLFTKSYWFGEEMGTTTTIPQGCRGNAGAVCIEEEPSHLKAGVYIENLVKVYRHGKKLAVDGLSLGFYEGQITSFLGHNGAGKTTTMSILTGLFPPTSGTAYIMGKDIRTELSAIRQSLGFCPQHNVLFSMLTVEEHIWFYGRLKGLTEEQVKVEIEQILKDTGLPHKRTSPTRTLSGGMQRKLSVALAFVGGSKVVILDEPTAGVDPYARRGIWDLLLNYRQDRTIILSTHHMDEADILGDRIAIISHGKLCCVGSSLFLKNQLGTGYYLTLVKREPEPSLASCRNSSSTVSFTKKEEECVSDGSSDAGLGSENESEAATIENGPAASMSPFIAPDVAHISSLILGHVPAARLVEDLGHELTYVLPYSAAKGGAFVPLFRDLDHRLADLGISSYGVSDTTLEEIFLKVAEDNGVDVEVPSDGTLPVKRRPRTHAFGGDHQSCLKPLTEDDHEEGNESEGDPGADPRETDWLHCSHGKGSYKETGWTLRKQQFIALIWKRFLYARRSRKGFFAQIVLPAVFVCIALVFSLIVPPFGKYPSIELQPWMYEEQVTFFSNDAPDDVTMNKLLSALMEAPGLGTRCMEGYPFPGSSCTMGDEEWAVPEVPESVQMLFSATNWTMDHPSPACNCSCDGKKKMLPECPAGAGGLPPLEIKISATDTLQNLTGRNISDYLVKTYAQIIGKSLNNKVWVNEFRYGGFSLGARSTQVLPAANEVDDAIERVRKIFELQKGAAADRFLGSLSGFINGLDTKNNVKIWFNNKGWHSIGAFINVMNNGILRANLPPGADPTKYGIRAFNHPLNLTKEQLSQVALVTTSVDVLVSICVIFAMSFVPASFVVFLIQERVSKAKHMQFISGVQPLMYWVANFTWDMLNYIVPASLVILIFVCFQQQAYVSSTNLPALALLLLLYGWSITPLMYPASFFFTIPSTAYVVLTSVNILIGINGSISTFVMELFGNNEIGGINDILKNVLLIFPHFCLGRGLIDMVKNQAMADALERFGENRLRSPLEWDMVGKNLFAMAVEGAVFFIITVLIQYRFCIKPRPISHLKKLTPLGEEDEDVARERQRIVHGMGQGDILELRQLTKVYKRKQKPAVDRLCVGIPPGECFGLLGVNGAGKTTTFKMLTGDALVTSGEAFIAGRSILREIDEVHQNMGYCPQFDAINDLLTGREHLEFYAVLRGVPEKEVCDVAEWGIKKLGLVKYVDKAAGSYSGGNMRKLSTAMALIGGPPVVFLDEPTTGMDPKARRALWNCIHSVIKEGRSVVLTSHSMEECEALCTRMAIMVNGRFRCLGSVQHLKNRFGDGYTIVLRVTGPDPDLVPVMKFIESELPGSTLKERHRNMLQYQLPSSSTSLAHVFSILARNKELLQIEDYSVSQTTLDQVFVNFAKDQSDDYHSKDNSVKRKETAITIPLFSSGGAVATAATAAAAEDKLRESVM, encoded by the exons ATGTCCGTCCTTACTCAGCTGGGCTTGCTTCTCTGGAAGAACTTCACCTACAGAAGAAGACAAACC CTCCAGCTGCTGATCGAAGTGATATGGCCGCTGCTAGTCTTCTTCATCTTAATCGCCGTCAGAATCAACTATCCTCCGTACGAGCAGAATGAAT GTCACTTTCCCAACAAGGCCATGCCCTCAGCAGGGATACTACCATGGATGCAGGGAATCATTTGCAACGCCAACAACCCCTGCTTCCGGCACCCCACGCCCGGGGAGTCTCCAGGGGTGGTGGGCAACTTCAACGACTCCAT AATTTCCAGGCTGTTCTCCGACTCCAAGAAGATTCTGCTGTACAGCCAGAATGACAAGAACCTGGACGGCTTCAAGGAGCTGGCCAAGGCCCTACAGACTCTGCAAGCTACTACACCAG GCTTCAAGGTGAAGGACTTCCTTCATGACAACAACACCCTGTCCCCGTTCCTGGTCCAGAAACTGTCTCTTGGAGAGGAGGCCACTCAGGGGATACTGGAAGCCCACGTCAACCTGGAGCGG GTCCTGCTCAAGGGCTACGGGGTGCACCTGAAGAGCCTGTGTCGCAAGAGCGGCGACGAGCACGACCTGGAGGACTTCGTGGTCCTCGCCGACCCCCGGTTGGCGGCGAGGATCCAGGAGATGGTCTGCAGAACCCCCGCCAAGTGGCTGGACGTGATCGAGGAGCGCTTCGTGGGCAGCCTGGACCTCCTGAAGCTCCTCCGC CGGGACGTTAAATCGGACCCCATGGCCGTCCGACAGGTTGTCGCGGCGACCAACAGCCTCCTGGAAAGCATGGGATCCCTAGCAGTGGAG CTGGCCAGCATGAAGAGCTGGAAGGACCTGCGCAGCGAGATCATCTTCCTGACGCACAACGCCACGTCGTCGCCCAGCGCCATGTACCAGGCCGTGTCCCGGATCGTGTGCGGCCACCCAGAGGGGGGCGGGCTGCAGATCAAGTCCCTCAACTGGTACGAGGACAGCAACTACAAGGCGCTGTTCGGGAACCACAACACCACGGAGGAGGACCTGGCGGCGGCATACGACAACACCTCCA CTCCCTTCTGTAACAACCTGATGAGGAGCATGGACTCCAACCCCATGTCCCGGATGATGTGGCAGGCCATCAAACCCCTGCTGATGGGCAAGATCCTgtacaccccccacacccccgccACACAGAAGATCATCCACGAG GTCAACAGAACCTTCCAGGAGCTGGGCGTGTTCCGGGACCTGGGCGGCATGTGGGAGGAGATGAGGCCCAAAGTGTGGACCTTCCTGGAGAACGGCAAAGAGATCAACTTCCTACGG ACTCTGCTCAGAAACAACGTCACCGCGAGCATCTTCCAGGACCACCTGTCCCACACCCAGTGGACGGCCGCCGACGTCTCCGACTTCCTGATCAGGAAGGCGGACGACAGGCGCCCGCCCGGCGTCGCCCTGACGTGGCGTGACATCTTCAACGAGACGGACGACGCCATCAAGAGCATCTCTCGCTTCATGGAG tGTGTGAACCTGGACAAGCTGGAGGCGGTGGACACGGAGGAGAAGATGATAGACAAGTCGATGGTGCTGCTGGAGGACAGGAAGTTCTGGGCCGGCATTGTGTTCCCGGACATCGACACCAACAGCTCGGAGCTGCCGCCCAAAGTCAACTACAAGATCCGCATGGACATCGACAACGTGGAGCGCACCAACAAGATCAAAGACGC ctaCTGGGACCCCGGTCCCCGGGCCGACCCCTTCGAGGACATGCGCTATGTGTGGGGTGGCTTCTCCTACCTGCAGGACGTCATCGAGCAAAGCATTGTGCGGGCGGTCACGGGCACCAAGGAGAAGACGGGCGTGTACATCCAGCAGATGCCCTACCCCTGCTACGTCGACGACAT cttcCTGCGTGTCATCAGTCGCTCCATGCCCCTCTTCATGACGCTGGCGTGGATGTACTCGGTGGCCATCATCATCAAGAGCGTGGTGTACGAGAAGGAGGCGCGCCTCAAGGAGACCATGCGGATCATGGGGCTGGACAACGGCATCCTGTGGCTGAGCTGGTTCATCAGCAGCCTCATCCCCCTGTTGGTCAGCGCTGGTCTGCTGGTGGTCCTGCTCAAG AAGGGGAACCTTCTGCCCTACAGCGACCCGGGCgtggtcttcctcttcctgggcTCGTTCGCCGTGGTCACCATCATGCAGTGCTTCCTGATCAGCACGGTGTTTGCGCGCGCCAACCTGGCGGCGGCCTGCGGAGGCATCATCTACTTCACGCTCTACCTGCCCTACGTGCTCTGCGTGGCCTGGCAGGACCACATCGGCTTCGGCTCCAAAGTGTTCGCT agCCTGTTGTCTCCTGTGGCGTTTGGCTTCGGCTGCGAGTACTTCGCCCTGTTTGAAGAGCAGGGGGTGGGCATCCAGTGGTCCAACCTGGTGGCCAGCCCGCTGGAGCAGGACGACTTCAGCCTCACCACCGCCCTGGTGCTCATGTACTTCGACTCGTTCCTCTACGGGGTCATGACCTGGTACATCGAGGCGGTGTTCCCCG GCCAGTACGGTATTCCTAGACCCTGGTTCTTCCTGTTCACCAAGTCCTACTGGTTCGGAGAGGAGATGggcaccaccactaccatccCCCAGGGCTGCAGGGGAAACGCTGGTG CGGTGTGCATCGAGGAGGAGCCGTCCCACCTGAAGGCCGGCGTGTACATCGAGAACCTGGTGAAGGTCTACCGCCATGGCAAGAagctggcggtggacggcctcTCGCTGGGCTTCTACGAGGGCCAGATCACCTCCTTCCTCGGTCACAACGGCGCCGGGAAGACCACCACCAT GTCGATCCTGACGGGTCTGTTCCCGCCGACCTCCGGCACGGCCTACATCATGGGCAAAGACATCCGGACCGAGCTCAGCGCCATCAGACAGAGTCTGGGCTTCTGCCCGCAACACAACGTCCTCTTCAGCAT GCTGACGGTGGAGGAGCACATCTGGTTCTACGGCCGGCTCAAGGGCCTGACGGAGGAGCAGGTGAAGGTGGAGATCGAGCAGATCCTCAAGGACACGGGCCTGCCGCACAAACGCACGTCGCCCACGCGCACGCTGTCGGGGGGCATGCAGAGGAAGCTGTCGGTGGCCCTGGCGTTCGTCGGGGGGTCGAAGGTCGTCATCCTGGACGAGCCCACGGCCGGCGTGGACCCCTACGCCCGCAGAGGGATCTGGGATCTGCTGCTCAACTACAGACAAG acCGGACCATCATCCTGTCCACGCACCACATGGACGAGGCGGACATCCTGGGCGACCGCATCGCCATCATCTCCCACGGGAAGCTGTGCTGCGTGGGCTCCTCGCTGTTCCTGAAGAACCAGCTGGGCACGGGCTACTACCTGACCCTGGTCAAGAGGGAGCCGGAGCCCTCCCTGGCCTCCTGCCGCAATTCCTCCAGCACCGTGTCCTTCACCAAGAAG gaggaagagtgtgtgtctgacggTAGCTCTGATGCAGGCCTCGGCAGTGAGAACGAGAGCGAGGCGGCCACCATCG AGAACGGACCTGCCGCCTCCATGAGCCCCTTCATCGCCCCGGACGTGGCCCACATCTCCAGCCTGATCCTGGGCCACGTCCCGGCGGCGCGGCTGGTGGAGGACCTGGGCCACGAGCTGACCTACGTGCTGCCCTACAGCGCGGCCAAGGGCGGGGCCTTCGTGCCCCTCTTCAGGGACCTGGACCACCGGCTCGCCGACCTCGGCATCTCCAGCTACGGCGTGTCGGACACCACCCTGGAGGAG ATTTTCCTGAAAGTGGCCGAAGATAACGGCGTCGACGTTGAAGTCCCCTCAG acggAACACTGCCAGTGAAGCGGAGGCCGCGAACGCATGCCTTCGGTGGGGACCACCAGAGCTGTCTGAAGCCCCTCACTGAGGACGACCACGAGGAAGGCAACGAATCCGAGGGAGACCCAG GTGCCGATCCCCGGGAGACGGACTGGCTCCACTGCAGTCACGGTAAAGGGTCCTACAAGGAGACGGGATGGACTCTGAGGAAGCAGCAGTTCATCGCCCTCATCTGGAAGAGGTTCCTCTACGCCCGACGCTCCCGGAAAGGATTCTTCGCTCAG ATTGTCCTTCCTGCCGTGTTTGTCTGCATCGCTCTGGTGTTCAGCCTCATCGTCCCGCCCTTCGGAAAGTATCCCAGCATTGAGCTCCAGCCGTGGATGTACGAGGAGCAGGTCACCTTCTTCAG TAACGACGCCCCCGACGACGTCACCATGAACAAGCTGCTGAGTGCTCTGATGGAGGCGCCGGGCCTGGGCACGCGCTGCATGGAAGGATATCCCTTCcc TGGGAGCTCCTGTACGATGGGAGACGAGGAATGGGCCGTCCCGGAAGTTCCTGAGAGCGTTCAGATGCTCTTCAGCGCCACCAACTGGACCATGGACCACCCCTCGCCCGCCTGCAACTGCAGCTGCGACGGGAAGAAGAAGATGCTTCCGGAATGTCCCGCTGGAGCGGGCGGATTGCCCCCCCTGGAG ATCAAGATCAGTGCTACAGACACGCTGCAGAACCTGACTGGCCGAAACATCTCCGATTACCTGGTGAAGACCTACGCTCAGATCATCGGAAAAAG TTTGAACAACAAAGTGTGGGTGAATGAATTCAG aTATGGAGGCTTCTCATTGGGCGCCAGGAGCACTCAAGTCCTCCCTGCAGCCAATGAGGTGGACGATGCCATCGAGCGGGTCCGGAAGATCTTTGAACTACAGAAG GGGGCTGCAGCGGATCGCTTCCTGGGCAGCTTGTCCGGCTTCATCAACGGCCTGGACACCAAGAACAACGTGAAG ATCTGGTTCAACAACAAGGGCTGGCACAGCATCGGGGCGTTCATAAACGTGATGAACAACGGCATCCTGCGTGCCAACCTGCCGCCCGGGGCCGACCCCACCAAGTACGGCATCAGAGCCTTCAACCACCCCCTCAACCTGACCAAGGAGCAGCTGTCCCAGGTCGCACT GGTGACCACCTCGGTGGACGTGCTAGTGTCCATCTGTGTGATCTTCGCCATGTCCTTCGTGCCGGCCAGCTTCGTGGTGTTCCTCATCCAGGAGCGCGTGAGCAAGGCCAAGCACATGCAGTTCATCAGCGGCGTGCAGCCGTTGATGTACTGGGTGGCCAACTTCACGTGGGACATG CTCAACTACATCGTCCCGGCGTCCCTCGTCATCCTCATCTTCGTCTGCTTCCAACAGCAGGCCTACGTCTCCTCCACCAACCTCCCTGCCCtcgccctgctgctgctgctctacgG GTGGTCCATCACCCCTCTGATGTACCCGGCGTCGTTCTTCTTCACCATCCCCAGCACGGCCTACGTGGTCCTCACCAGCGTCAACATCCTCATCGGCATCAACGGCAGCATCTCCACCTTCGTCATGGAGCTGTTCGGGAACAAC GAGATCGGCGGGATCAACGACATCTTGAAGAACGTTCTGCTCATCTTCCCCCACTTCTGCCTGGGGAGGGGTCTCATCGACATGGTGAAGAACCAGGCCATGGCCGACGCCCTGGAGCGATTCG GGGAGAACCGGCTTCGCTCCCCGTTGGAGTGGGACATGGTGGGGAAGAACCTGTTCGCCATGGCTGTGGAGGGGGCGgtcttcttcatcatcaccgTGCTCATCCAGTACCGCTTCTGCATCAAACCCAG gcccaTCAGCCACCTGAAGAAGCTGACCCCCCTcggggaggaagacgaggacgtgGCGCGTGAGAGGCAGAGGATCGTGCACGGCATGGGGCAGGGAGACATCCTGGAGCTACGTCAGCTGACCAAG GTGTACAAGAGGAAGCAGAAGCCAGCGGTGGACCGTCTGTGTGTCGGCATACCGCCTGGAGAG TGTTTCGGCCTGCTGGGAGTGAACGGAGCAGGGAAGACCACCACCTTTAAGATGCTGACGGGAGACGCCTTGGTGACCAGTGGAGAAGCCTTCATAGCTGGGAGGAG cATCCTGAGGGAGATAGACGAGGTCCACCAGAACATGGGCTACTGTCCCCAGTTCGACGCCATCAACGACCTGCTGACGGGACGAGAGCACCTCGAGTTCTACGCCGTGTTGAGGGGGGTCCCCGAGAAGGAAGTCTGCGAC GTGGCAGAGTGGGGCATCAAGAAGCTGGGTCTGGTGAAGTACGTGGACAAGGCAGCAGGCAGCTACAGCGGAGGCAACATGAGGAAGCTGTCCACCGCCATGGCTCTGATTGGTGGACCGCCCGTCGTTTTCCTG GACGAGCCCACCACAGGCATGGACCCCAAGGCCCGGCGCGCTCTCTGGAACTGCATCCACAGCGTCATCAAGGAGGGCCGGTCGGTGGTGCTCACCTCGCACAG CATGGAGGAGTGTGAGGCGTTGTGCACCAGAATGGCCATCATGGTGAACGGGAGGTTCCGCTGTCTGGGCAGCGTCCAACACCTCAAGAACAG GTTTGGCGATGGCTATACCATCGTCCTGCGTGTGACGGGGCCCGACCCCGACCTGGTGCCAGTGATGAAGTTCATCGAGAGCGAGTTGCCGGGCAGCACGCTGAAGGAGAGGCACCGCAACATGCTGCAGTACCAGCtgccctccagctccacctccctcgCACACGTCTTCTCCATCCTGGCCCGCAACAAGGAGCTGCTGCAGATCGAGGACTACTCGGTCAGCCAGACCACCCTGGACCAG GTGTTTGTGAACTTCGCCAAGGACCAAAGTGACGACTACCACTCCAAAGACAATTCTGTGAAACGGAAGGAGACGGCGATCACcatccccctcttctcctccgggGGCGCTGTGGCCAccgcggcgacggcggcggcggcggaggacaaGCTCCGAGAGTCCGTCATGTGA
- the LOC132466260 gene encoding uncharacterized protein LOC132466260 encodes MVKKVTCSLSLGVCLLTQSKTSTSSPRARPPPPVRSPPEQLKGEAERLGTGGLWRQDGPETEAGDQGPAAPDQRTRNPWLIEGPWLKDRWSRAEGPAWWRSWWRPCLVEELVEALPGGGADGGPAWWRSWWRPCLVKDVCRGTRTLSEESCWRSSDAGGRLGIDQQGFLNVFLERRRAGRGAVNLEDDITLPTWILVSMHKINSGLVSPTTPVFDLS; translated from the exons atggttaaaaaggtaacatgtagtttgtccctaggtgtctgcctcctcacccagagcaagacctccacctcctcacccagagccagacctccacctcctgtcagaagtcctccagaacag TTGAAaggagaggctgagaggctggggaccggaggcttgtggcgccaggatggaccggagactgaggctggagaccaggggcctgcagcaccggaccagagg accaggaatccatggctgatCGAGGGACCGTGGCTGAAGGACCGATGGagtcgtgctgaaggccctgcctggtggaggagctggtggaggccctgcctggtggaggagctggtggaggccctgcctggtggaggagctgatggaggccctgcctggtggaggagctggtggaggccctgcctggtgaaggacgtctgtcgtggg accaggactctgtctgaggagagctgctggaggagctcagacgctggaggacgactaggaatcgaccaacaaggattcctc aacgtgtttctggagcggaggcgagctggtaggggagccgtgaatctggaggacgacatcactctaccaacctGGATCCTCGTAAGTATGCATAAAATAAacagtggacttgtt agcccaactactcctgtgtttgaccTTTCATAA